Proteins from a genomic interval of Lysobacter stagni:
- a CDS encoding cysteine dioxygenase family protein: protein MSIADSTPDLDFPGHDKLVAAIDAAVSVGDEHAVTAALRSTLCGMIRDRDVQLPACVHDPIDDHYARRELYRSPRLGYSVVAMTWGPGQGTPVHDHCGLWCVEGVWDGELEITQYELLERDGDRFRFRAAGGMHAGPGSAGSLIPPHEYHTIRNASSNAVAVSLHIYKAPMESCSMFVPNEGEWFARVAKELKTDEAA from the coding sequence ATGAGCATTGCCGATTCCACGCCCGACCTCGATTTCCCTGGCCACGACAAGCTGGTCGCCGCGATCGACGCCGCCGTCTCCGTCGGCGATGAACACGCGGTCACCGCCGCGCTGCGCAGCACGCTGTGCGGCATGATCCGCGACCGCGACGTGCAACTGCCGGCGTGTGTGCACGATCCCATCGACGATCACTACGCCCGTCGCGAGCTCTACCGCAGCCCACGCCTTGGCTACAGCGTGGTCGCCATGACCTGGGGCCCCGGCCAGGGCACGCCGGTGCACGACCACTGCGGCCTGTGGTGCGTGGAAGGCGTGTGGGACGGCGAGCTGGAAATCACCCAGTACGAACTGCTCGAACGCGACGGCGACCGTTTCCGTTTCCGCGCCGCCGGCGGCATGCATGCCGGCCCCGGCAGCGCCGGCAGCCTGATCCCGCCGCACGAGTACCACACCATCCGCAACGCCAGTTCCAACGCCGTCGCCGTCTCGCTGCACATCTACAAGGCGCCGATGGAATCGTGTTCGATGTTCGTCCCCAACGAGGGCGAATGGTTCGCGCGCGTGGCCAAGGAACTCAAGACCGACGAAGCGGCCTGA